The DNA region gtgagtgtgcacccctaaccccgcctctcacagtgacctcactagctccgctgagtgctttgtgtctcagattgcatgcaagtctgcagccagatactgctggaagctagtcatcaaatacacaggaacgaatgactacacgtgtcaatctgtctattaaactatctaatctgtctagtcagtcttttattatcttttatatgcaaaaatattcattcataaaaacatatgtatatatgaacactgggtcaaatagggtccgtgcattttaaatctaataacaaaattaacccaatgttggttttgtccatatttaaatgaacgtgtgtaaacgcacgctttgatcaaaccttttattccccttgatgatattgtgcttttttttcccctcaatgccctccaaagtttcaatgtttggccgtgtctgccatatctgttttgtttaaaaaaaaaaaaaaggaatgcatcggttcctgcatgtagaattcagaaatctcatggcattgaaagaaaactggcagcagttgagtgccgaggtcaaaggtcagatgagcaggcatcacacctgataaacacctggggcaactgtacagtaaaaaaaaaaaaaacaacaagattaagaaatattgctttaatttgagagagacaaaaaaaactcttccgtgttaaaatttgatgttcctccagcgttcttacgtcagtctttaatgtcaggtgatccttcaaatgtcagtgtaaattgttgagtgtaccattagtgctcagtcgtgtttttcatagttaccagtgccgatggagttttttttttttagagcgtcatattctgctggaaaagtttcattttaatggtaatatgccatgagcggaggtgtatgagtaacttcacaagttgaccatagtctagagcgatgacatgctcatctactcccagaacctggcagaacgaaatgttgcagctcgtccggtcttcaatgatgagcccaaaagaggccacttcacagagccggcccaaggcttaagagaactgagaggcaggacaagatggcgggctggacttggttaactttagattttacacaaatctcattgttttgtttttcacctaaaatagtaattaaaacatccaagatgtgttttgcctcatcaaaatgtggaatttgatcagcaaactactcattctaagacaactatgccttgggctaaatgacttggcttcaagtacgatgccacacgattcagaaatgaaggtacagactgcacaaacagataaacgacatgatgcatctcatttcaccacaactaaaggcagcgacaaaaaaaaagtcaagctctcacgatgatgacatttctcatgcaaccctttagcaagcctacatagtatttatgcctaaaagtcactgcatgggtaaataagaaacaagcaacacacacacacacatatatatatatatatatccatgggccactgtaaagtaatatggttctgtcataacgttttgaatgaaaatctgcatttggataagacacctttagtatagttttgattttaaggcataataaagatcaaatgcaagtacgagtggatttacattgaaaatttcaaacgcatcaagaaaaccatgtgctaaggaaatttcaaaccatttggaacgcacagagacgagcttttgtgcaaaaatgaacttaaaggtgcctttaaaaaagtgtcaaagtacttttgaaaacaaaaaagcaaacccccaataggtggcagcaagaggccgctttatttgagtaaagcattgaacgattcattcagccaaagaagccaataggatgaacggacagttgaatcaatccctgaatcatcgactcacccgagtcttcttggcgaaggcctgaatcgttcgtgcagggaaacgtcgctgtgtattattcagagatggccaactgttctgctgtttattttattatacttatcgcaatgattttactactactatcaataaaattaatattaataatgataatattgccggaagttgtacagcgcatgcgtcacgtgttcatcatcagcatccatgacaaccgtcctgtggctgttgtttgaatctcgctgtgtcgattggcatctgatctctgcgtcctccgtgacaatttttccagattatcgatattattgatcgttggatacgtcgattgatcgcctgctgttcccatcactcaggtttgaccctttttattacgctgtgctttgtgtttgtgttcagtatgtcttgtgttcactacaggttccagagtcgactcacctacgactcgctccagtttgaaggcctcaacatcagcgcgggggagctgaagcggcagatcatgaggagcaagaggctgaagttctgccagctgaagatcagcaacgcccagactgatgaaggtgagttgaggaaaagacacttcaactgttctacgctaacattagatgcgttacatcagacacttctggaagctgtaaggtggtgctgatgctgacatgtagggatgttttggctgttttaaaaggctaatggctctcaaagtataccgtgctccataattatgtgctgattctgattttattttgctgtcagaatacacagatgatgctctcatccctaaaaacacgtcggtcatcatcagacggatccctgcggcgggactgaagtcctcaaacagaagatttgttgggtgagtgctgtgaaatgagcacacgcgtcctctgttagatgttatatgaagactcctggtctgtccctggtgttttagtcacacaagctcctttgttttgcagacatcaagctggacgctggcgtgaaccttcacctagagctgatccttcactcctctcactggagcagttgttgaaggtattgaacaaatgaatagcacaatagcaatgtaaagcacacaatatacgcacacgcactcagcttcttagggagatttgagattgtttgaagggttgagggtgaaaaagattcaaatgtgcaaatgcctgtgaaacagactgagaatctggctgaggcaaaggcgtcagaggaggacaagctgaaagcggtgatgtaccagtccagcctgtgctactactccagcaggtgagcgttcagacactgacaggtttgctttgtgagagatgtctgagctgattctcatggttctgatgttcactagtgaggccatgaggctgcttgggatcccgggacaccacattaggcactgccccactaatgtggtaactgggttttccaagctcacggttgctgtgaacttgagctcttgtcctcatcagtcagattgtttgctcagagtttgactgtcactcctcaattcacagggcagccgctccgcgccgcacaagcgcatccggaagagcacagggattccccgcagcttcctgttggaggtggacgacccagaccgaaagggagtcatgatagacggcagcggccgatacgtcattcccatcatagacgcgtgagtaaactgtacttggcatagccgcatgttctagtgtttgtccaaatctcacatgatgtctgcttgtgtgtgtttgcgctcgatctgttcagtgaggcctatgctgctgagaagagaaagaggccgtccttctcctgccagaccgagcctttgccctcctcgtcctcagcaggtgcggcatcttcggtccgggacgccggagggaaacggtcccgctccccatcttcaccagagacgcgcggcgaccagaagagaccacgtcgctgagagaccttcatccaagagacctggagccgacgtgtaaatattgtacatagtttattaataaaagataataaagattatagccgcatgaactgtgtggactggttaaccttcactccagcagtgcaacacacacatacacacacacacacacacacacacacgaatgaattcataaacacaatatcatgaagttttgctttaatttaggaaaagagaaactcttctgggctaaaatctgatgggtttttttcagcgttcttacttcagtctttaatgtcaggtgatccttcaaatgtcagtgtaaagtgttgagtacactattagtgctcagtcgtgtttttcatagttaccagtgccgatggagttttttgaagcgtcatattctgctggaaacgtttcatttgaatggtaatgtcccataagcggaggtcttgtgagtaacttcacaagtcggtcaaagtctacaccggtgacaagctcatctactcccagaacctgctactctctacctacacgttgtcagctgatgtttcaaaacctcaacactcgcatacagaacagcctcagcgtctgcaccacttatcggcactagctgcaagtctacaccccctctgtccagaagtgagcacagcctcttggtaccatcccagcaagcatttttttggggtgtttaaaggtgccaactgaccatcaaaagtaaaaatgactcattttatctcatcccaacagggaaaccaccaacaataaagaatgagttactatctggtgtcatggctttgcaattaaaacaagtttagttataatggaggtcattgggggcaaaaaacagccacttgaacaatatgaacaatacataagggttaaaagtctaatagacggcttggttaaaaccaggctaaatctaggctgtcagtgagtgtgcacccctaaccccgcctctcacagtgacctcactagctccgctgagtgctttgtgtctcagattgcatgcaagtctgcagccagatactgctggaagctagtcatcaaatacacaggaacgaatgactacacgtgtcaatctgtctattaaactatctaatctgtctagtcagtcttttattatcttttatatgcaaaaatattcattcataaaaacatatgtatatatgaacactgggtcaaatagggtccgtgcattttaaatctaataacaaaattaacccaatgttggttttgtccatatttaaatgaacgtgtgtaaacgcacgctttgatcaaaccttttattccccttgatgatattgtgcttttttttcccctcaatgccctccaaagtttcaatgtttggccgtgtctgccatatctgttttgtttaaaaaaaaaaaaaggaatgcatcggttcctgcatgtagaattcagaaatctcatggcattgaaagaaaactggcagcagttgagtgccgaggtcaaaggtcagatgagcaggcatcacacctgataaacacctggggcaactgtacagtaaaaaaaaaaaaaaaacaacaagattaagaaatattgctttaatttgagagagacaaaaaaaactcttccgtgttaaaatttgatgttcctccagcgttcttacgtcagtctttaatgtcaggtgatccttcaaatgtcagtgtaaattgttgagtgtaccattagtgctcagtcgtgtttttcatagttaccagtgccgatggagttttttttttttagagcgtcatattctgctggaaaagtttcattttaatggtaatatgccatgagcggaggtgtatgagtaacttcacaagttgaccatagtctagagcgatgacatgctcatctactcccagaacctggcagaacgaaatgttgcagctcgtccggtcttcaatgatgagcccaaaagaggccacttcacagagccggcccaaggcttaagagaactgagaggcaggacaagatggcgggctggacttggttaactttagattttacacaaatctcattgttttgtttttcacctaaaatagtaattaaaacatccaagatgtgttttgcctcatcaaaatgtggaatttgatcagcaaactactcattctaagacaactatgccttgggctaaatgacttggcttcaagtacgatgccacacgattcagaaatgaaggtacagactgcacaaacagataaacgacatgatgcatctcatttcaccacaactaaaggcagcgacaaaaaaaaaagtcaagctctcacgatgatgacatttctcatgcaaccctttagcaagcctacatagtatttatgcctaaaagtcactgcatgggtaaataagaaacaagcaacacacacacacacatatatatatatatatatatatatatatatatatatatatatatatatatatatatatatccatgggccactgtaaagtaatatggttctgtcataacgttttgaatgaaaatctgcatttggataagacacctttagtatagttttgattttaaggcataataaagatcaaatgcaagtacgagtggatttacattgaaaatttcaaacgcatcaagaaaaccatgtgctaaggaaatttcaaaccatttggaacgcacagagacgagcttttgtgcaaaaatgaacttaaaggtgcctttaaaaaagtgtcaaagtacttttgaaaacaaaaaagcaaacccccaataggtggcagcaagaggccgctttatttgagtaaagcattgaacgattcattcagccaaagaagccaataggatgaacggacagttgaatcaatccctgaatcatcgactcacccgagtcttcttggcgaaggcctgaatcgttcgtgcagggaaacgtcgctgtgtattattcagagatggccaactgttctgctgtttattttattatacttatcgcaatgattttactactactatcaataaaattaatattaataatgataatattgccggaagttgtacagcgcatgcgtcacgtgttcatcatcagcatccatgacaaccgtcctgtggctgttgtttgaatctcgctgtgtcgattggcatctgatctctgcgtcctccgtgacaatttttccagattatcgatattattgatcgttggatacgtcgattgatcgcctgctgttcccatcactcaggtttgaccctttttattacgctgtgctttgtgtttgtgttcagtatgtcttgtgttcactacaggttccagagtcgactcacctacgactcgctccagtttgaaggcctcaacatcagcgcgggggagctgaagcggcagatcatgaggagcaagaggctgaagttctgccagctgaagatcagcaacgcccagactgatgaaggtgagttgaggaaaagacacttcaactgttctacgctaacattagatgcgttacatcagacacttctggaagctgtaaggtggtgctgatgctgacatgtagggatgttttggctgttttaaaaggctaatggctctcaaagtataccgtgctccataattatgtgctgattctgattttattttgctgtcagaatacacagatgatgctctcatccctaaaaacacgtcggtcatcatcagacggatccctgcggcgggactgaagtcctcaaacagaagatttgttgggtaagtgctgtgaaatgagcacacgcgtcctctgttagatgttatatgaagactcctggtctgtccctggtgttttagtcacacaagctcctttgttttgcagacatcaagctggacgctggcgtgaaccttcacctagagctgatccttcactcctctcactggagcagttgttgaaggtattgaacaaatgaatagcacaatagcaatgtaaagcacacaatatacgcacacgcactcagcttcttagggagatttgagattgtttgaagggttgagggtgaaaaagattcaaatgtgcaaatgcctgtgaaacagactgagaatctggctgaggcaaaggcgtcagaggaggacaagctgaaagcggtgatgtaccagtccagcctgtgctactactccagcaggtgagcgttcagacactgacaggtttgctttgtgagagatgtctgagctgattctcatggttctgatgttcactagtgaggccatgaggctgcttgggatcccgggacaccacattaggcactgccccactaatgtggtaactgggttttccaagctcacggttgctgtgaacttgagctcttgtcctcatcagtcagattgtttgctcagagtttgactgtcactcctcaattcacagggcagccgctccgcgccgcacaagcgcatccggaagagcacagggattccccgcagcttcctgttggaggtggacgacccagaccgaaagggagtcatgatagacggcagcggccgatacgtcattcccatcatagacgcgtgggtaaactgtacttggcatagccgcatgttctagtgtttgtccaaatctcacatgatgtctgcttgtgtgtgtttgcgctcgatctgttcagtgaggcctatgctgctgagaagagaaagaggccgtccttctcctgccagaccgagcctttgccctcctcgtcctcagcaggtgcggcatcttcggtccgggacgccggagggaaacggtcccgctccccatcttcaccagagacgcgcggcgaccagaagagaccacgtcgctgagagaccttcatccaagagacctggagccgacgtgtaaatattgtacatagtttattaataaaagataataaagattatagccgcatgaactgtgtggactggttaaccttcactccagcagtgcaacacacacacacacacacacacacacacacacacacacgaatgaattcataaacacaatatcatgaagttttgctttaatttaggaaaagagaaactcttctgggctaaaatctgatgggtttttttcagcgttcttacttcagtctttaatgtcaggtgatccttcaaatgtcagtgtaaagtgttgagtacactattagtgctcagtcgtgtttttcatagttaccagtgccgatggagttttttgaagcgtcatattctgctggaaacgtttcatttgaatggtaatgtcccataagcggaggtcttgtgagtaacttcacaagtcggtcaaagtctaaaccggtgacaagctcatctactcccagaacctgctactctctacctacacgttgtcagctgatgtttcaaaacctcaacactcgcatacagaacagcctcagcgtctgcaccacttatcggcactagctgcaagtctacaccccctctgtccagaagtgagcacagcctcttggtaccatcccagcaagcatttttttggggtgtttaaaggtgccaactgaccatcaaaagtaaaaatgactcattttatctcatcccaacagggaaaccaccaacaataaagaatgagttactatctggtgtcatggctttgcaatgaaaacaagtttagttataatggaggtcattgggggcaaaaaacagccacttgaacaatatgaacaatacataagggttaaaagtctaatagacggcttggttaaaaccaggctaaatctaggctgtcagtgagtgtgcacccctaaccccgcctctcacagtgacctcactagctccgctgagtgctttgtgtctcagattgcatgcaagtctgcagcc from Danio rerio strain Tuebingen ecotype United States chromosome 8, GRCz12tu, whole genome shotgun sequence includes:
- the LOC141375813 gene encoding E3 ubiquitin-protein ligase RBBP6-like isoform X1 translates to MSCVHYRFQSRLTYDSLQFEGLNISAGELKRQIMRSKRLKFCQLKISNAQTDEEYTDDALIPKNTSVIIRRIPAAGLKSSNRRFVGHQAGRWREPSPRADPSLLSLEQLLKTENLAEAKASEEDKLKAVMYQSSLCYYSSSEAMRLLGIPGHHIRHCPTNVGSRSAPHKRIRKSTGIPRSFLLEVDDPDRKGVMIDGSGRYVIPIIDAEAYAAEKRKRPSFSCQTEPLPSSSSAGAASSVRDAGGKRSRSPSSPETRGDQKRPRR
- the LOC141375813 gene encoding E3 ubiquitin-protein ligase RBBP6-like isoform X2, whose protein sequence is MSCVHYRFQSRLTYDSLQFEGLNISAGELKRQIMRSKRLKFCQLKISNAQTDEEYTDDALIPKNTSVIIRRIPAAGLKSSNRRFVGHQAGRWREPSPRADPSLLSLEQLLKTENLAEAKASEEDKLKAVMYQSSLCYYSSRAAAPRRTSASGRAQGFPAASCWRWTTQTERES